The Oceanicaulis sp. nucleotide sequence GCCCGCCCATGTCGAGGCCGCCGCTCTGGTCGGCTGCGACGCGGCGACCATCCCTGCAAAGGTGTTCGACCAGCTCTACAAGCACCCGCAGACCGACACCGGGCTGTCCGCCTTCCTCTCCGACTGGAAAAAGGCGACCGGGCGGGACTCCCTGGGCTAGCTCCGCCCCAGAACACCGAGCAGGAAGTCCTTGACGATGTCGAGGAAGGCCGCGCCGAACACCAGAAAGCCGCCGATCAGAAGCCCGATCCAGATCACGCCCAGAAACAGGCCCAGGATCACTAAAAGCCCGTCCCGGGTGATGAGCCCGATCGAGGACAGGGCGATGGCGATGCCCGGCGTGGTGTTGGTCGCCGGCAGCGGCACCAGGATCGACGCGCAGAACAGCACGAACACCGCGCCGACCATGCGCTCGGCGTTGCGCCCAGACAGAAGGCTCAGCCGGGGCCGGGCCAGCCGCTCCACCCAGCCGAACCATTTGCGCGCGCCTTTGGCCATGCGCTGAAGATCGGCTTTCGACAGCGGCCGGTCTGAAAACCTGCGCGGCAGCCAGGGCTGCTCT carries:
- a CDS encoding exopolysaccharide biosynthesis protein, coding for MTDPARSLDAPEPGGDRREDGPGPEPSGGLIAALEDIAQGAPEEGLTLGAFTRTLGERVFGVLLFALAIPVCMPFLYGVPQVVALPMMALAAQMAAGREQPWLPRRFSDRPLSKADLQRMAKGARKWFGWVERLARPRLSLLSGRNAERMVGAVFVLFCASILVPLPATNTTPGIAIALSSIGLITRDGLLVILGLFLGVIWIGLLIGGFLVFGAAFLDIVKDFLLGVLGRS